The region TTACAAATCTGACAATGCAGTTACAAAGTCCATAAACATTGTTACTGACAACCACTAGAGGGCACTCCAACAGGAACCTACTTGCCACATCACAAATTCTAGAAGTTAAAGAGTAAAAGGAGGCAGAGATCCACAAAATCCCACTATGGAGAGAAGGCTCCTGTCAGGCTTGTTagtctaggggtatgattctcaTTTAGGGTGTGTGAAGTCCTGGGTTCACATCCTGGACAAGCTCTCCatttgtggtgtttttttttgtctacagTCCAGGTTATAGTGTCTTTAAATATGTGTAAAAGAAGGACCATAATGATACACTGACATTTCATCCTGTTAGGTATTTAAATTGTAAACAAGGAAATGTAATCCACTTATCGTAAGGGGACAACCGCCACACATTAATGGCACAGATTCTCAATGAGACTGAAATCAGAGATTCAACTAGGCTGCTGTAGGACATGCACCTTTTTTTCTTGAGCCACTGCAATGTTGTACTTGCCTtgtgcttgggatcattgtGCTGCTGAAAGGTGCATTTCCTCCTAAGCTAAGGTTCTTTAGCAGTGTTTTGCTGTCAATTTTAACAAGCTGCATTTTTAGGTTTGCACAGCACATTCATTATTGTTCATAATTCAAGAAGTTGGTCACATTTAACATACAGTTATTAACATGTCATCCACAGATAAAGGATATGTTTACAAATTTGACAATGAAAACTTCCTAAACAGTGTTAATGACAACCACTAGAGGGCACTCAAACAGGAGACAACTTGCCACATCACAACTTCTGAAAGTTGACTGTTCTAAGGCCAGACCAAGGCTGAATTCGAGGATAATTCCCATCATCTggctcgttggtctaggggtatgattctcgcttagggtgcgagaggtcccgggttcaaatcccggacgagccctctttttgtttaatatatattatttatagttGGGGTTATGAAATTCAATGGTTTTCTTCAAGGTGTTCTAAAGTCTGTGTAAAAATAATACACctagtggccctcatttatcaaaagtgcatacaccaaatttccagcgtacacctggcgtacacccaaaaccacggtgactttgagatttatcaatatggacgttggcgtacggcactctcaaatcctacgccagctcaggaggtggtgtacgcacgttttgagttagtgcggaaatgcgcatgttgagttatatgttctcatcatttatgttatattatgttgtttaattatgatactgactgttgtatacccaaaattgtgcaagagttaactgtgcgcatgtgtgaagagacgggacttttattttgacctgtctcaagtaaaaatgtgtagccgtatactcagcccctgctgcagttccctcgtgcactgatgttatgccagtgcagagatgtaaactgaaaataaaacagtattaatagttatatttggagtgatctttggtggatggatgacaacaaaatattgcacatggacatggcggagagaaatgaaaccttaacagcgcagaaaagaaaatcctaacgcactgacaaactaaaagatatgatatattatgacccactgtaaaaatgttttaaacataattacaaacttcagtgtttatttttgtgcaacatggacttcaaggtttcatttgtgtgactttaccaaagcatttgacttatatgtattccttcagatgcgagcctgtgcgctttacatgacgtttcagggttaggcccggcagttgcgcacggactgggttcagtaataaaaggcttttaatgaccaaaatataattcagactgacaaaataataaaaatgacattcttcttcttttaaataataatagaaataatattaataacgacattcttcttctaaataacaataaacgtcattaataataaatatcatgaaataataagacgaatattacaaattgtcatgcaactattaatgtgaatgaatggtactccacatcacatcatcctcttttattccgctttttaaactgccaaatgaaacaattttatttatttctacctccctgatgatcgtctcaatctccacgtcagagaagtttctcttttttgccgtcttccgtgtgtccatggcgtaaaatgagggcgtgggggaagcggagacttgaaaaTAAAGGGGcatgttattctaatgacgatcgttttcagccgcggaatttatcaagggcaggtattgcgtacacctggatttaaAAGGTACGCACatcttcataaatcaggcggtgagaggagtgtaagcaaaatcttacgccaacatatacgcctgtttctacgcaagaatgataaatgagggccattatgATTAGGTGGTCTATATAAGGCATGTTTGTTGTAGTGCAGGTGAAATCAACCAGAGGTCCTAAACCGGTTGGTTCTTAGGAAGATCTCCCgaaagtatttattttcaagTAATATTATTATATCAGGGGTTgaagttcggtgggctgggtatctcattgctgcttttttgCGGATGAtatggtcctgatggcatcatcggtctgcaaccttcagcactcactggaccggttcgcagtcGAGTGTGAAGctgttgggatgaggattagcacctctaaatctgaggccatggctctcagcaggaaaccgatggagtgtcAACTCCGGTAAggaatgaggcattaccccaagtaaaggagttcatgtatctcagggtcttgttcacgagtgaggggacaatggagcgggagattggccagagaatcagagcagcgggggcggtattgcattcgcttatcgcaccgttgtgacgaaaagagagctgagtcggaaggcaaagctctcgatataccggtcaattttccttcctaccctcacctatggtcatgaaggctgggttatgaccgaaagaacaagatcgcgattacaagcggctgaaatgggttttctcagaagggtggcaggcttctcccttagggatagggtgagaagctcagccatccgtgaggaactcgggagtacagccgctgctcctttgcatcgaaagggaGCCAGTTGAGGTCGTTCGGGCATCTgttaaggatgcccccaggacgtctccctagggaggtgttccaggcacgttcagctgggaggagacctcggggtaggcccaggactaggtggagagattatatttcgacactggcctgggaacgcctcgggatcccccagtcagagctggcaaatgtggctcgggaaagggaagtttggggtcccctgctggagctgctgcccctgcgacccgataccggataagtggatgaagatgagatgagattatTATATcagtaataacattttattttatgttatttgtaGTGCTGTGCCAATACAACGATTTAATGTCAAATCGTGATTCTTTTTTCCCACAATATTGTATTGATATTCTGATCTCtagaaatattcaaatatgaAAAATGCCATTGCTAACTAGACAACTAATTGTCCGGTTTGTTTCGTCTGTCAGACTTAAATAAAGTTGTCTCCCCACATGTGTTTCGCTTGTGGGATTATACAAGTAAAGGCAGTCTTGTTTTTTTAGGACAATGGATCTCAAAAGGGAGGTTAGGCCACAAAAATGCCTGGCTTCCACTTGTACTTAGTGGGATGATAATATCTTGAAGTGTCAGAGGTTCTGACACTTCACATTATACTTAAAATACAACACCttccaaaagtattcaaactcctaaccaattctctcatatttctgaattacaaatggcacaCTGACATTTCATCCTGTTAGGTATTCAAAttgaaaacacagaaaatgtaacCCAATTATTGTAAGGGGAAAACCGCCACACATTAATGGCACAGATTCTCAATGAGACTGAAATCAGAGATTCAACTAGGCTGCTGTAGGACATGCACCTTTTTTTCTTGAGCCACTGCAATGTTGTactggccttgtgcttgggatcattgtGCTGCTGAAAGGTGCATTTCCTCCTAAGCTAAGGTTCTTTAGCAGTGTTTTGCGGTCAATTTTAACAAGCTGCATTTTTAGGTTTGcaaccaaattaattattgttCATAATTCAAGAAGTTGGTCACATCTAACATACAGTTATTAACATGTCATCCACAGATAACGGATATGTTTACAAATTTGACAATGAAAACTTCCTGAACAGTGTTAATGACAACCACTAGAGGGCACTCAAACAGGAGACAACTTGCCACATCACAACTTCTGGAAGTTGACTGTTCTAAGGCCAGAGCAAGGCTTAATTCGAGGATGTGTCCCATCATCTggctcgttggtctaggggtatgattctcgcttagggtgcgagaggtcccgggttcaaatcccggacgagccctctttttgttaaatatatattttttatagttGGGGTTATGAAATTCAAAGGTGTTCTTCAAGGTGTTCTAAAGTCTGTGTAAAAATAATACACCTATTATGATTAGGTGGTCTATATAAGGCACGCTTGTTGTAGTGCAGACTAAAATAAAGTTGTCTCCCCGCAAATGTTTCGCTTGTGGGATTTTACAAGGAAAGGCAGTCTTGTTATTTTAGGACAATGGATATCAAAAGGGGGGTTAGGCCACAAGAATGCCTGGCTTCTATGATACTATATCTTGAAGTGTCAGAGGTTCTGGGTTTGAATCTATCTGGTACCACTgaaatttctaaatgtttttgttgccaCAATAACACTAAAGTCCTGCAAGTCCTCCATATCAACAATACACTGTAAAAGCAGGCAGACCTACTGTTCTTGTGCAGCAACAAGCTCTTactttcactagctagccaagaAGCAGTAATGTTGCTCTTTGCTGACAAAGTCACTTGATCGCGATGGAGTCCTGCATATGCCAAAAGATGTACACCATATAGCTACTTCCccttattatttataaaaatgcgTATGTCTTGAGATTTGTCTTGTGCTTACTTTATTATGATCATATTAGCTGTACAGACCTCATTTGACTGCCGGCTCAATCTCATCtcaatatattgttttatgtaAACTTAGACCTTCGTTCTTTCTATTGATTGTTAATGGGGGAAAACAAATTGTATTATTCCAAgttacattaatgtgttgtcaaattaaagaagagtacatgctctttaaaacaaagttaacttgtaGTTGTAATTTGGATTTGGTTTTTGTgctatgtctgtttgtttgaaatgtgttagaAAACTTGATTTTGAGAATTATCTGTGATCAGCAGCAGGATTCTAGAATTCTATTGGGGTCTGAAGGGTTAAATTTAGAACTTCtaagtcatttcaaattgagtgGTTCTATTTTTATTAGGGGTTGCTCATGGGGATGAGCTAAAGATTGAAATTTCaagtatatagcctaatattatttgaggtttAGTATCGTGATTCAGTTGTGACAGGAAACGGGTTTGTGTTTCTGAAATTAAAATATGACTGCAAATGCCAAATAAATGAGGACTCAAGATTTTAATGGTTAAAGTCTGGGGAGGtctttgtttaattaaataaaaatgtaaaaacaaacataatatttcAAACAACTTCTGTGCAACAACTGACTTTAATATTTGACCAATGGCTATACTAAATAGTTGGGTGGGGTCCCTGGAGAAGAAGACGTTGAAGACCCCTGGACTAGTGGAATCACTTTTCTCAAAGCCCCAGCGATCATCCTAACAGCCAGTCAACAGTCATTTAAATCCATCTACTTGTCCCTGCTACAATGATCGATAAGTATATTCTGTAATCCACTGATGGGCCATTTACATGCCACATTGCGATAGTTATATACTCCATTTACAGGGAAACAGATAGCTGGTCCTTCCCCCAGGGATTTGGTTGAATTCAAAATTTAGACTGAGGAAAGAGCATGACATCCCTTAGTCTGTGCACTCACACGTCCAATGAAATGTATAACGATTAGTCAAAATCCACTTAGCCTAACTATTGTTTTCTGGCACCTTGGTTTCATTTTATGTTACATAAAAATCACAGGGTTTTGGTGCATAGCCTATATATTATATAAGTTCTGACTAGTTTAAAAGTTGTGGTCAATATTTTATATGCTTTTGTTATTTATAAGTCATGCAACATCCATGGCATTGCACAAGGTTGAGTTTAGGCAAATATTTAAATGGTATTTTCTTAGGATGTGGAATTAATGATGATACTATAATGAGTGACTTGTCTGCATGGCCTACCGAATTGAGTGGGTGACGTTAATTCGGCTTCCTATTTTACATACGGCAGATACAACTTTTTTTGTGCAGAAAATATGTTGTCTATAGTTGGGGTTATTCAGGCCAACTTGATCTATGAGGTGGACTTTTCCACACAAATCCTTCTTTAGAGTTGACAGGCTGtctattatatactgtatatagggtCATGATTGTTCCTATGTAAGGAGTTAGCGTATTAAACACTCACAAAGTGGGGAGAGGAAACGTACCAATACGAAAATGGTAGCCTGTAAGTAGAAAATATGGATATCTGTAGGCCCTTTGGAAAAACAGAGATGAAAAACAATATCCAGTAAATATAGAATAGAATTCTGAATGGATTTATCAACTGTAAGATAAAAACAGAGTTGTCTCAATGTCCTAATGGCGTGTGCACCAGCtatataaatagtaaattaCACCTACCAGCAAAAGAACTGTAAGAGATCCATCAAAGATATTACTTCCATAGCTCACGTATGTTTTCCAGCCAAACGCAGTCATTTTCAGCAGCATCTCCAGCAAATAGTAGAGGATGAAGAAACAGTTGACTGTctgtaaaacagaaaaatatgaaGTCAGTGAATTTCAGGAGACAAAGAAGACCCTCATCTGCCAATCCAACAAGTCAGCATTTCACTGCAGTCAATAATGTCTACTTGAACTGGTAGATTTAAATGACCTTGTTGAGGGATTACCTCCAGATAGTCCTCTCGTTCAGAGACAGTCTTCTCACACTCAATCACCAAGATTATCTGGAGGAAAATTGAGAATTGTGTAAGCGGCTACAGTGTAAAGTATACAGTCTGACACAATTTGATGAAAAATCACACAATGccctttaaaatatttttcaaggcCAATATACATACAATGTACAGGTCCCAGGGCCTTTAGCTGCTCTCCAATATTTTCAATATGTACCAGGGGTTGTGCAGAACCCAGAAaagccactagatggcagtctCAAAACAATTATCCAGAGTATGTATCACCATGAATAGGTGAAATGCCTCATACACGTGGCAGTGAGGGGAATTTAACATCTTAGATATTTACCCCTAAGGCCggctcgttggtctaggggtatgattctcgcttagggtgcgagaggtcccgggttcaaatcccggacgagccctcCTTTTGTCAAGTGAAATTGCATACGGTATGAAATTGTGTGTACAAAGCACAGTGCGCATTCATGTCATCATTAATAACAGCATTTTAGCGAAtaagtattattttaagtgttttgaaACAATGGTAGGACTGCATATCCAGGTCAACAAACAAGAGCTGAAGGACCCAGCAGAAACACAAGAGGAATAAGTTAACTAGTAAAATGGTGTCATGGTGTCACTGTGAACGTTTGACATAGGTAACTTACACAGATGCAGACGACATTGGCCAAGGCCACAACATTCCCCACCACTGTGACAGAATGCTTGGTAAAGATGTACTGGACCATTTGCAGGAACTTCGATGAGTATTCAGGCAAAGGATGATGCTGAATACAACAACAACTTTAATtgtcacatttgtttcttgtcaCATTTGTTTCTGTCAACAATCAACAATGCACGTGTAAGCAAGAAAGCAAACTATGACAGTCTTTGGCGTAGATATAAAAAATAAGGACCTTTTTGATCCTGTCCTTATCCAGTTCATCAAACAGCCTCTGGAAGGCCTCTCTGGGGATGCGGCCACTGTACGACTGACATGCTTTCTGAGGGGAAGGTTGGTAAACATATTTTGGCATAATACTGCAATATTCTGTACTCCCAAAAAGAGTTTCCAAAGGGGTTCTGAGGAGCAAACTTTTGGGTCCATATAGAACCCAGGTCATGTCTggtaacaaaaataatttcattgttcaaAATTACACTGTGTTattctgtgcatttgacaaataaactttgaacttgagCTGTGCATCGAACCAAAAATAAGTTTCCCTGAAACAATAAAGGTCTGTTCAATAGTGTTTTCTGAGCATTTATGTAgctgaagggggtggggggggactgACCTTCATTATAGCTTCCCTGTAGTAGTCTTTCATCTGAACTCTCTTCATCACCATCTGCACTGTCTGAACTGGAATACACTCACTGGAACACAACACAGTGGCAATTCAGTATAGTCTACCagttttcataaaaaaacaacccAAGGCCCATTTACAGTCAATATTATCAATTATAAATCAGGTGGTTTTaattcagaatgtttttttagaTGTCTATAAACACATCTTAGCAATACCAACTTCCTGAAATATCGGTCTGAAGACATCTCAAGACATTTAAGGAATAGTTTTTTCCCCATTTTATAACAGAAAGGTTGCTCTCTTACATGGTATCGTCCTCTGAGAAAGTGATGTCCCTGTGGCTCTGGCAGTGTAGCAGGTCAAAAGCTGCCCTGATACCCATACACCTTCTCAGGATGGATGTCTGCACTGACATCTAAAAAACAATATGTTTCAATAAAATTAGGAAAACTGCCTACATTATGATGTAAAACAGCAATCTGTTCTTCATTTTCCCAACTCACCACTAGGTATCCTCTAAACTGGTTGTATATGATGGCCGTCAGGAGGTTCATAAGGAAGTAAGTTCCTAGAATACAGTGATACATTGTTAAGTAGTTATAAAGGATCAAAGTACAATACGAACAAATCACATCTAACATTTCTTACCAAACCCGCTGAAAAGAATGAAGAAGATGGAGAAACCTCTGTGTAGTGTGTAAGCTGGGGTCATCACTAGAGgcaagaaaacatttcaaattgttttggaacaaaaataagaaaaagtatCTTTTGAGTTCAGCAAAATTAGCTTACCGTCAGGGTTGTTAGCAGTTGTGAGGAGAACCAGAAGTGACGTGAGAGACTGAGAAAGGTTTTTGAAATATAATTCCCGTTCCATATCTTCCTCTAGGTTctagaataaaacaaatcagGGCAAATATGACATTAAAATTGTTGTGCTGCATTTAGAAGTTCACATATTTTTACTTAGTAGCCCTTTTTGGTTAATCTAAAGAATGGGTCAATAAAATATgagtaaaacacatttctgcCATGACATAAATCTTTTGAGTATCATCTCATCACCATTGGCCTTTAACTAAAATGGGCTAGCTatgaatttacaaaatacattttaataataattatcagTCTCAACAATATGCTGAGTCTGAAcgtgtaatcaaatattttactgCACCTCTCTCTTTGCAAACAGCAGCATGCCAAATATGGTGAAGAGACATAGGTGGAGAATCACTAGTAAAATcacactggagaaaataaactcatttaaattatttatttgttgacaTGTGTTGCAAGTCTTGGGAtttaaaaactacaggaaaATTAAAGTAATGCTACCTGGTAATTCCAGGTAATGTTCTTTTGATGCATTTCAAGGACTTTTTCATCAGCGATGAGTTTTGAAGGAGGTAGAATGGCCTGAGAAGTTTTCTGATTCTCACAGTCTACAACACAAATTAAGTCAAAAAGAACCACACAATAACATTCCTGCATTCTCTATATCAGCCATGGGCAACTGGTGCCCTCAGACTAatttagaaaacagtaaaaggatatatacacaaaaactaaaatggaacaaaatatatatatatatatatatcatgttTGACCTTAAATTTGTGGTAAAGTTAGTATTGGAACTAAAATCTATGCTGGAAACAAAACACGAAATAGACTTGAAATCCTTTTTTGCATGTTTAcacataaaacaataatttcagTGTCCCAGAAAGCTGttgtgatgtctttctatgtgtAGCTGAGAGTGTGCTGATGTTTGTGCCATAAAACACTTGATGATACCTATTACAGAAGTCTCTGTCCAAGCCAAAATATCAAAGTAGTGAAAAGATCCAAAAACCCTACAGCACCGAAAGGGTTAACGCATTTAGTAACATGGCAGCGAACGTGCTGAATCCCAGGAGAGATTAGCAGAGCGGGAAAACTGCACGTtgatcaatattttaaaactgcCCAGATATACGTTACCTATCATTAGACCTAGTGTActtttaatgcatttgttaataattacatacaatacatggatgtgtgtgtgtgtgttccaagttAATCTGCGGCCCCCTGACGACCAGTACATAAATTCTGTGGCCCCCACCACCATCCAAGTTGCCCATCGCTGCTCTATgtaaaacagaatataaaatatGATTATCAACCATGTTTTCCTACTCCAGAGAAGACAATAgtttaaaatacatacagtatgtatgctTACCTCATCACAGGTCATACTCAGAGACATCGTCCAGTCAATGACAGACACCATGATGACCACCATGTAGCCCACCAGCCATTTACATTTCAAGAACTCCTCGCGACCAATCAGATAACTCTATGAGAGGGGGAAGAATAATCACTTTCCACCGACAGGCTACTCATCCTTACGCTGACACGTGGAACAGGTCGTGTATGAAGACATGCCACACGTGGAACAGGTCGTGTATGAAGACATGCCACACGTGGAACAGGTCGTGTATGAAGACATGCCACACGTGGAACAGGTCGTGTATGAAGACATGCCACATGTGGAACAGGTCGTGTATGAAGACATGCCACACGTGGAACAGGTCGTGTATGAAGACATGCCACACGTGGAACAGGTCGTGTATGAAGACATGCCACACGTGGAACAGGTCGTGTATGAAGACATGCCACACGTGGAACAGGTCGTGTATGAAGACATGCCGCATGTGTAACAGGTCGTGTATGAAGACATGCCGCATGTGGAACAGGTCGTGTATGAAGACATGCCACATGTGGAACAGGTCGTGTATGAAGACATGCCACATGTGTAACAGGTTGTGTATAAAGACATGCCACATGTGGAACAGGTTGTGTATAAAGACATGCCACATGTGGAACAGGTCGTGTATGAAGACATGCCACACGTGGAACAGGTCGTGTATGAAGACATGCCACATGTGTAACAGGTTGTGTATAAAGACATGCCACATGTGGAACAGGTCGTGTATGAAGACATGCCACACGTGGAACAGGTCGTGTATGAAGACATGCCACACGTGGAACAGGTCGTGTATGAAGACATGCCACGCGGTGTATTTGAGGTAATTTGGCATGGCATTCGCGTCAATGTCAGAGTGATTAGATAGACAATAAAGCACTGAGTACCTGGCCATTAGCAACCAAGGCTGTTGAGAGTTATGTACTATCAAATGATCTGTGCGATTCAAGTAGGCCTATAGAGAGTGACACAGAAAATCACTGTCGCTCAGAGGTCAGTTGGAATTTGACCGTGGTAACAACACATGACTGCG is a window of Esox lucius isolate fEsoLuc1 chromosome 19, fEsoLuc1.pri, whole genome shotgun sequence DNA encoding:
- the LOC105018291 gene encoding two pore calcium channel protein 2-like, which produces MMERCLLLTGVAESGSIHFQAPEEIHFHSEEELFIQQAVVLIEDAIHYRSVNHRLDGRSIKLYRWYYSRICQWGLNAGIFVILALAFIEKPSSLSVTSDLRFKHTLWNPPCGLTEVIEIICLLVFTLDLVVKSYLIGREEFLKCKWLVGYMVVIMVSVIDWTMSLSMTCDETVRIRKLLRPFYLLQNSSLMKKSLKCIKRTLPGITSVILLVILHLCLFTIFGMLLFAKRENLEEDMERELYFKNLSQSLTSLLVLLTTANNPDVMTPAYTLHRGFSIFFILFSGFGTYFLMNLLTAIIYNQFRGYLVMSVQTSILRRCMGIRAAFDLLHCQSHRDITFSEDDTIECIPVQTVQMVMKRVQMKDYYREAIMKKACQSYSGRIPREAFQRLFDELDKDRIKKHHPLPEYSSKFLQMVQYIFTKHSVTVVGNVVALANVVCICIILVIECEKTVSEREDYLETVNCFFILYYLLEMLLKMTAFGWKTYVSYGSNIFDGSLTVLLLGLQISIFSTYRLPFSYWNPVHGGPIALWELVRLVNMLIVFRFLRIIPNIKLMALVASTLVDLVKNLRAFAGILVVVYYVFAILGVWLFKGAITAHSANLSSTVNSRIKAVNKSLQCGSYEQLGYWSNNFDDFASALVLLYNIMMMNNWNVFLDAYSRYTTEWSKIYFIAWWLTSSVMWVNLFVALILENFIYKWDRNQGCSNGDMERTNLETTVQLMFRGQIEEPTEEEVVTKLHAHHHLQHLTMSVSVDQT